From the genome of Nomia melanderi isolate GNS246 unplaced genomic scaffold, iyNomMela1 scaffold0064, whole genome shotgun sequence:
tatagaaatagacCAGTTCTTAATATTAGTTTATCTATGCGAGAAATtcagagaatttattttatcctgTAACTAATCTAAAGTACTTCAGTATCCATTTATATTACTCATTACCTTTGGTGTTCCTTCTAAAGTGTCTAATATTGCTCCAAAATCAGAGGTATTTCAAACtggaattttttttgttttgatttcAAATGAAGCATTGTATCGTGTTTCTCCTATACGCATGTAATTGCTTGAATAGGTTGGGTTTGTCTACACATAGTGATACCTGCTTTCCTTTTACAGTGTTGTATCAAATATTCGTTGtctacattaatgtaatttaatccaGCAAGAAAGTAAACTTGGTGCTCGATCAAAGGAATCATGAATACGTTGTTCCTTTTGCTTGGGATTGGACATAAGCGGTCTACATCCCACTTCAAGTTTGGAATCAAtggaatagaaattttgaagaataatttgtTATGTACTGTGAACGCATTTAACTCTGCAATGTCTAAAACGAATTAGAAGTTTTCTCTCTTGGGGATAATTGCAGTATTGAAGATTTTGATTCAAGATTCAAGATTTCTTGTTCACTGATTTGAGGGTTAATAATTCCCTGCTTTGCTAAAGTGATTGTATTTAAGAGTTCGTCATAAGAAAAGTATAGATCGCATATAGCTGCTTCGGTTTTAATGAGATATTTTGTCAAAAATTGATCTAGTTTAGCTTTCTGCTCTATTGTCCGCAATTCTATGCTCATGTTATCTATCTGTTTTACGCTATTAGAATCCACAATTTTCCTAATGAGAGCTGTTTGATTGGAAAttataagcttcatctgattttcttcattgaataatttatcaatgttcttattaattaatgttaaatcgtCATCATATAATGTACCGAACAGTGATTTTGATATTGAACCTATTGCATTTAACAATCCTCTTCTAAGGCTGCTGTGTGTAATGATTTTTAACTGCAACGGTAAGTTctctaatttcttcattttgtttttgattGCTTCTACTTCATCTGATAATGTACAAGATCCTTTGCAGTGTTCCTCCTATACTCCTACTAATTTCTCTGAATTCTCATGCTTAGTAAATATATCGTTTACATCTAACccaaaacattgttattatatagataGGCTTTCTCAATTTTCTCATGGAATATTCAGTTTGTTTGTAACGGTATCACCTCTAGTCCATACGAGACGTGCCAGGTGATGGCGAAAAAGCTGGTTGTcctggaaaatacaattttaacttgTTTTCATGGATTTTCTTTATACTATTATCTATTAGAACTTCATAATAAGGagttttaattttctgaataatgTATGGCCCTAACCATTCCGTACccaatttgttacttttatgatCGTTATGTAAAAGCATACTGTCGCCCACTCTGAATATCGTttgagttttaataatttttctctcttgATCACGTTTGTACCTTTGTTTGCTTTTCTGTAATGTTTTCCTAGCATGTTGCAGTTCAGAATCCCATTCTCTTTTTCTAGCTTGTACTTTGTATACGTCCGTTGACTGTTAGCTGTTACGGAGGAAGCAAGATTGGCTTTCTGACTGAAAGTCAATTCGAATGGAGTGAAACCGGTGGCTTCATGTATAATTGTGCTATATGCTAAAcaacagaaattcaatatttcatcccattcttcgttcctctctttctgAGATGTTCTCAGCATGTCTTTAGTGATTGCATAGGTTCTTTCTAACAAACCGTTGCTCTGTGGGTGGAAGCTAGTAGTTTTTATGTGTTTAATACTAAATGCTTTTTCATATTGTTGCATCAAATCACTAATAAAATTCTGTCTTTGGTCGGTTAAAACTTTCTTTGGAGCGGAAAAGatgtaaatatagtttatttagtaatGCGTTTCAAATTGATTCTGTTTGCTGAGTTTTCAAAGGGACTAGTATAAGGTATTTGGTTAATTCATCATGGATTGAAAGGATGTATTGGTTACCTCGTTTAGTCTTTGGAAGTGGCCCCAAAATGTCCATAGCAATTTTGTCATTAGGTTGTTCTGGAGTATCTGAGATTACTGGTTCTTCTTTGCTCCTGACTCTAGTTAATTTTTCTGTCTGACATGTATCGCATTCTTTAACCTTCTGTTCTACCTTCTCCATTAGTTTGGGAATCTTAAATTGCTCTTTAATCTTGTTATATGTTTTCTGAATACCTGGGTAAGCTGCTAAGTCGTGATTTTCTTCTAATACCCTATCTATTTCTTCGTTGGTTAATTCATAAATTGGTTCATCGGCAAAAGTTATTTCTCTAACTTGATCGTTGATGTAAGTTAGTATTCTTTTGAGCAAGAATTTCTCTGCTGCACAAAAGGAATTCGTTaaacctattttattattttcctgcgTTAATTCTATAAGTTTAGCTAACCATTTATTTTCGTCATAAGGACCTAAAATTTCTGATGTTAATTGGACAAAAATTCTTATCGTTTGGTTTAATGCTTAGtactttatgtttttctttccattctgcaaatttaatttcgtgACTAATCACTACTTTgtctttaaattcttcatttttaattatcgcgtGAATCCTAGATAATGCATGAGCCGCGGTATTATCTTTTCCTTTGATATAttctattttgtatttgtattcttCTAACTTAGGTCTCCATCGCATCAACCGTGAAGATGCGTCTTTACAATTATGcaatcattttaaagcttggtGGTCAGTACGAATAATAAACTTTCTACCCAATAAATATTGCCTAAGTCTCTTGATTGCCCATACTATAGCTAATAACTCTTTCTCTGTCGTGGAGTAATTTTTCTCTGGAGGATTGAGTGTTCTCAAGATATAACAGCAAGGATGTCTTTCTTGTGACAAGATAGCACCTAACAAGGAGTGTGCAAGGCCTTTGGGTCActgatttcgttgaaactttgcatattggtagatttggttttcctgtttatgaatatataccattataaggccagatactcaatagttttttagatattcgttattaaatatttatcacgtcAATAAGTAGAGTATTAATCAGACTAATCACCAAGTTGAATAATGGCGTGAGGGTAACGTTCTGgaattgaactctgtagacCAGGGTGTTCGGTTCCCTgtgggaatgaaatatttttcgatttttttcatttaaattaattcaattttgtgcaTAAAGAACTTTACACGGATATGAATGAATACTCACGACAACAAtagcattttattaattaataatctacttctgtatgataaatttcaaaacattttggaATATGTAATGCCACAAGGCATTTTTTGCACTCCCAAGTAGTCTCGCTGCGTTTTTTATGTTTGGCACACACTTTACACCTTTTTTGGGGATTTTTTTTAGCTTCTGCGAGTGGAATATTCCTTGGAAAATGGCCCCAGTGTTTTGATTGTAAACGCAGTGGTATGTCACCAGTAGACAATCTTTCACGTTTTGTGTATTCAGGCATACATAgactttctaaaatttgttGCGCCACATCTAATCGATATTTGGAAAATgcgtattttttactttttgatacattcaatttctttgaaaataaaacataagcattgaaaagtgcaatatccattaagtaaaaaaatatttttttataacttttcacgTATTTTCTCATAAGTGAAAAAGAAGATAAGTAGCTATCTTGGAGATCTACCCCACCCATGCCATCATTATACTCCAAAACGATGATGGGCTTTGTAACGATGTTATTAGTTTTCCATCTCTTCTTTTCCACTTccatcatttgaatttttttatgttttgtggacaagaaatatatatcttttttgtCCTTCCACTTTGCAGCTAAAATACACTTGCACGATCTTGATATAGCTTCTAATCGTTTCAGCTTTATTGTTGCGAGATCTTTCGgcaaattttttttgttacatcTAACTGTTCCTATGGCATTAGTTTTTATggattgtaatttttgaaacagaTTTGGCGAAGAATACCAATTATCCAAAAACAAGGTGTGTCCAAAATTGGATATTGGTGTGCACATAAACATGGTAACATTTTCGGAATCACTggtgattgaatttttcactgtatcTTGACCTGATTATATCTCGTAATTTGCACAAACGATCATCTTTATCCACAACttcattattggaaaaatgtaaaaaatgggaGAGTTGCATAAATCTCCGTAATGGCattgtttttcgaaaaatggGAGTTTCAATAATACTTCCTCCTGACCAATAGGATTGGACATTCGACTTTTTCACTTATGCTATCAAGATGCATAACGCAAAATAAGCATGAATTTCATCAATATT
Proteins encoded in this window:
- the LOC143175326 gene encoding uncharacterized protein LOC143175326 isoform X2, which encodes MTKINAEKFLLKRILTYINDQVREITFADEPIYELTNEEIDRVLEENHDLAAYPGIQKTYNKIKEQFKIPKLMEKVEQKVKECDTCQTEKLTRVRSKEEPVISDTPEQPNDKIAMDILGPLPKTKRAYSTIIHEATGFTPFELTFSQKANLASSVTANSQRTYTKYKLEKENGILNCNMLGKHYRKANKGQPAFSPSPGTSRMD
- the LOC143175326 gene encoding uncharacterized protein LOC143175326 isoform X1; this encodes MTKINAEKFLLKRILTYINDQVREITFADEPIYELTNEEIDRVLEENHDLAAYPGIQKTYNKIKEQFKIPKLMEKVEQKVKECDTCQTEKLTRVRSKEEPVISDTPEQPNDKIAMDILGPLPKTKRAYSTIIHEATGFTPFELTFSQKANLASSVTANSQRTYTKYKLEKENGILNCNMLGKHYRKANKGTNVIKREKLLKLKRYSEWATVCFYITIIKVTNWVRNG